In Rhineura floridana isolate rRhiFlo1 chromosome 1, rRhiFlo1.hap2, whole genome shotgun sequence, the following proteins share a genomic window:
- the RIOK2 gene encoding serine/threonine-protein kinase RIO2 isoform X3 — MGKLNVVLLRYLSRDHFRVLTAVEMGMKNHEIVPPSLIASIASLKHGGCNKLLRELAKHRLLAYERTKTVQGYRLTNGGYDYLALKTLSSRQVVCSVGNQMGVGKESDIYIVANEEEQQLALKLHRLGRTSFRNLKNKRDYHKHRHKMSWLYLSRLAAMKEFAYMKALHDRKFPVPKPHDYNRHAVVMELLSGYPLCQVHHLKDPASLYNELMELIVKLANHGLIHGDFNEFNLMLDGEDQIRMIDFPQMVSTSHPNAEWYFDRDVKCIRDFFMKRFSYESELYPTFKDIRRSYSLDVEFAASGYTKEMQEDDELLYPAGPHDEGNETELSSSGQNSEGEITLCSGTDQETERDFKDEEDDVSEDLVQSSEEDSTDESEQNLDLREFSCALKQVKGQIAAAGDMANADSSVIDSFKDKKKIEKSTKIEDQAGQEEDPADKEYEDECPDLVDLSTLNREFRPFSRSLEHLLSNSISLQQR, encoded by the exons ATGGGGAAATTGAACGTCGTTTTGCTTCGATACCTTTCCCGAGACCACTTCAGGGTACTAACTGCG GTGGAAATGGGCATGAAGAACCATGAAATAGTCCCTCCTAGCTTGATTGCTTCCATTGCCAGTCTCAAACATGGGGGATGTAACAAACTTTTGAGAGAATTAGCAAAGCACAGGCTCTTAGCTTATGAGCGAACCAAAA CTGTCCAGGGTTATCGACTAACTAATGGAGGATACGATTACCTAGCCTTGAAAACTCTTTCTTCTCGACAAGTTGTCTGTTCTGTAGGAAACCAGATGGGTGTTGGAAAAGAATCAG atatttatattgTTGCAAATGAAGAAGAACAGCAACTTGCATTGAAGCTGCATAGGCTTGGGAGGACATCATTTCGCAACTTAAAAAACAAGCGTGATTACCATAAACACAGACACAAGATGTCGTGGCTTTACCTGTCACGTCTTGCTGCAATGAAGGAATTTGCCTATATGAAG GCTTTACATGACAGAAAATTTCCTGTTCCAAAACCACATGACTACAATAGGCATGCCGTAGTAATGGAACTTCTCAGTGGTTACCCCTT ATGTCAAGTGCATCACCTCAAAGACCCTGCCTCTCTATATAATGAGCTAATGGAATTAATCGTAAAACTTGCCAACCATGGTTTGATCCATGGTGATTTCAATGAGTTCAATCTCATGTTGGATGGTGAAGATCAAATCAGAATGATTGATTTCCCACAGATGGTGTCCACTTCTCACCCAAATGCTGAATG GTATTTTGACAGAGATGTTAAATGTATTCGTGATTTCTTTATGAAGCGTTTCAGCTATGAAAGTGAACTCTATCCAACTTTCAAAGATATTAG AAGGTCATATTCTCTTGATGTCGAATTTGCAGCCAGTGGTTACACCAAAGAAATGCAGGAAGATGATGAACTTCTTTACCCAGCTGGTCCTCACGATGAGGGCAACGAAACTGAGCTTTCTTCCAGTGGTCAAAATTCTGAAGGAGAAATAACACTATGTAGTGGTACAGATCAAGAGACTGAAAGAGACTTCAAAGATGAGGAAGATGATGTCTCTGAAGATTTGGTGCAAAGCAGTGAAGAAGACAGTACAGATGAAAGTGAACAAAATTTAGATTTGCGGGAGTTCAGCTGTGCCTTGAAACAAGTTAAAGGGCAAATTGCTGCTGCTGGAGACATGGCTAATGCAGACAGCTCTGTAATTGATTCCTTTAAGGATAAAAAGAAAATCGAAAAATCCACTAAAATTGAAGATCAGGCAGGTCAAGAAGAAGATCCTGCTGACAAAGAATATGAAGATGAATGCCCAGATCTGGTTGACTTGTCAACATTAAACAGAGAATTCAGGCCTTTCAG caggagcctagaacATCTGTTGAGCAATTCCATTTCACTTCAGCAA AGATGA
- the RIOK2 gene encoding serine/threonine-protein kinase RIO2 isoform X4 produces the protein MGKLNVVLLRYLSRDHFRVLTAVEMGMKNHEIVPPSLIASIASLKHGGCNKLLRELAKHRLLAYERTKTVQGYRLTNGGYDYLALKTLSSRQVVCSVGNQMGVGKESDIYIVANEEEQQLALKLHRLGRTSFRNLKNKRDYHKHRHKMSWLYLSRLAAMKEFAYMKALHDRKFPVPKPHDYNRHAVVMELLSGYPLCQVHHLKDPASLYNELMELIVKLANHGLIHGDFNEFNLMLDGEDQIRMIDFPQMVSTSHPNAEWYFDRDVKCIRDFFMKRFSYESELYPTFKDIRRSYSLDVEFAASGYTKEMQEDDELLYPAGPHDEGNETELSSSGQNSEGEITLCSGTDQETERDFKDEEDDVSEDLVQSSEEDSTDESEQNLDLREFSCALKQVKGQIAAAGDMANADSSVIDSFKDKKKIEKSTKIEDQAGQEEDPADKEYEDECPDLVDLSTLNREFRPFRSLEHLLSNSISLQQR, from the exons ATGGGGAAATTGAACGTCGTTTTGCTTCGATACCTTTCCCGAGACCACTTCAGGGTACTAACTGCG GTGGAAATGGGCATGAAGAACCATGAAATAGTCCCTCCTAGCTTGATTGCTTCCATTGCCAGTCTCAAACATGGGGGATGTAACAAACTTTTGAGAGAATTAGCAAAGCACAGGCTCTTAGCTTATGAGCGAACCAAAA CTGTCCAGGGTTATCGACTAACTAATGGAGGATACGATTACCTAGCCTTGAAAACTCTTTCTTCTCGACAAGTTGTCTGTTCTGTAGGAAACCAGATGGGTGTTGGAAAAGAATCAG atatttatattgTTGCAAATGAAGAAGAACAGCAACTTGCATTGAAGCTGCATAGGCTTGGGAGGACATCATTTCGCAACTTAAAAAACAAGCGTGATTACCATAAACACAGACACAAGATGTCGTGGCTTTACCTGTCACGTCTTGCTGCAATGAAGGAATTTGCCTATATGAAG GCTTTACATGACAGAAAATTTCCTGTTCCAAAACCACATGACTACAATAGGCATGCCGTAGTAATGGAACTTCTCAGTGGTTACCCCTT ATGTCAAGTGCATCACCTCAAAGACCCTGCCTCTCTATATAATGAGCTAATGGAATTAATCGTAAAACTTGCCAACCATGGTTTGATCCATGGTGATTTCAATGAGTTCAATCTCATGTTGGATGGTGAAGATCAAATCAGAATGATTGATTTCCCACAGATGGTGTCCACTTCTCACCCAAATGCTGAATG GTATTTTGACAGAGATGTTAAATGTATTCGTGATTTCTTTATGAAGCGTTTCAGCTATGAAAGTGAACTCTATCCAACTTTCAAAGATATTAG AAGGTCATATTCTCTTGATGTCGAATTTGCAGCCAGTGGTTACACCAAAGAAATGCAGGAAGATGATGAACTTCTTTACCCAGCTGGTCCTCACGATGAGGGCAACGAAACTGAGCTTTCTTCCAGTGGTCAAAATTCTGAAGGAGAAATAACACTATGTAGTGGTACAGATCAAGAGACTGAAAGAGACTTCAAAGATGAGGAAGATGATGTCTCTGAAGATTTGGTGCAAAGCAGTGAAGAAGACAGTACAGATGAAAGTGAACAAAATTTAGATTTGCGGGAGTTCAGCTGTGCCTTGAAACAAGTTAAAGGGCAAATTGCTGCTGCTGGAGACATGGCTAATGCAGACAGCTCTGTAATTGATTCCTTTAAGGATAAAAAGAAAATCGAAAAATCCACTAAAATTGAAGATCAGGCAGGTCAAGAAGAAGATCCTGCTGACAAAGAATATGAAGATGAATGCCCAGATCTGGTTGACTTGTCAACATTAAACAGAGAATTCAGGCCTTTCAG gagcctagaacATCTGTTGAGCAATTCCATTTCACTTCAGCAA AGATGA
- the RIOK2 gene encoding serine/threonine-protein kinase RIO2 isoform X1 — protein sequence MGKLNVVLLRYLSRDHFRVLTAVEMGMKNHEIVPPSLIASIASLKHGGCNKLLRELAKHRLLAYERTKTVQGYRLTNGGYDYLALKTLSSRQVVCSVGNQMGVGKESDIYIVANEEEQQLALKLHRLGRTSFRNLKNKRDYHKHRHKMSWLYLSRLAAMKEFAYMKALHDRKFPVPKPHDYNRHAVVMELLSGYPLCQVHHLKDPASLYNELMELIVKLANHGLIHGDFNEFNLMLDGEDQIRMIDFPQMVSTSHPNAEWYFDRDVKCIRDFFMKRFSYESELYPTFKDIRRSYSLDVEFAASGYTKEMQEDDELLYPAGPHDEGNETELSSSGQNSEGEITLCSGTDQETERDFKDEEDDVSEDLVQSSEEDSTDESEQNLDLREFSCALKQVKGQIAAAGDMANADSSVIDSFKDKKKIEKSTKIEDQAGQEEDPADKEYEDECPDLVDLSTLNREFRPFRDEETLFHTNDHRTRTTSMSSVGSMASLSTIPPELIKQKIKRQLTKQQKAALRRRLQKGEANVYTKQRREHMHNITSSLDAASFWG from the exons ATGGGGAAATTGAACGTCGTTTTGCTTCGATACCTTTCCCGAGACCACTTCAGGGTACTAACTGCG GTGGAAATGGGCATGAAGAACCATGAAATAGTCCCTCCTAGCTTGATTGCTTCCATTGCCAGTCTCAAACATGGGGGATGTAACAAACTTTTGAGAGAATTAGCAAAGCACAGGCTCTTAGCTTATGAGCGAACCAAAA CTGTCCAGGGTTATCGACTAACTAATGGAGGATACGATTACCTAGCCTTGAAAACTCTTTCTTCTCGACAAGTTGTCTGTTCTGTAGGAAACCAGATGGGTGTTGGAAAAGAATCAG atatttatattgTTGCAAATGAAGAAGAACAGCAACTTGCATTGAAGCTGCATAGGCTTGGGAGGACATCATTTCGCAACTTAAAAAACAAGCGTGATTACCATAAACACAGACACAAGATGTCGTGGCTTTACCTGTCACGTCTTGCTGCAATGAAGGAATTTGCCTATATGAAG GCTTTACATGACAGAAAATTTCCTGTTCCAAAACCACATGACTACAATAGGCATGCCGTAGTAATGGAACTTCTCAGTGGTTACCCCTT ATGTCAAGTGCATCACCTCAAAGACCCTGCCTCTCTATATAATGAGCTAATGGAATTAATCGTAAAACTTGCCAACCATGGTTTGATCCATGGTGATTTCAATGAGTTCAATCTCATGTTGGATGGTGAAGATCAAATCAGAATGATTGATTTCCCACAGATGGTGTCCACTTCTCACCCAAATGCTGAATG GTATTTTGACAGAGATGTTAAATGTATTCGTGATTTCTTTATGAAGCGTTTCAGCTATGAAAGTGAACTCTATCCAACTTTCAAAGATATTAG AAGGTCATATTCTCTTGATGTCGAATTTGCAGCCAGTGGTTACACCAAAGAAATGCAGGAAGATGATGAACTTCTTTACCCAGCTGGTCCTCACGATGAGGGCAACGAAACTGAGCTTTCTTCCAGTGGTCAAAATTCTGAAGGAGAAATAACACTATGTAGTGGTACAGATCAAGAGACTGAAAGAGACTTCAAAGATGAGGAAGATGATGTCTCTGAAGATTTGGTGCAAAGCAGTGAAGAAGACAGTACAGATGAAAGTGAACAAAATTTAGATTTGCGGGAGTTCAGCTGTGCCTTGAAACAAGTTAAAGGGCAAATTGCTGCTGCTGGAGACATGGCTAATGCAGACAGCTCTGTAATTGATTCCTTTAAGGATAAAAAGAAAATCGAAAAATCCACTAAAATTGAAGATCAGGCAGGTCAAGAAGAAGATCCTGCTGACAAAGAATATGAAGATGAATGCCCAGATCTGGTTGACTTGTCAACATTAAACAGAGAATTCAGGCCTTTCAG AGATGAGGAGACGCTGTTTCACACCAATGACCACAGGACAAGAACTACTAGTATGTCTTCAGTAGGCAGTATGGCAAGCCTTTCAACAATTCCTCCA GAATTGATAAAACAAAAGATAAAGCGTCAGCTGACGAAACAGCAAAAAGCTGCTCTGAGACGCCGGCTGCAGAAAGGAGAAGCTAATGTTTATACCAAACAGCGGCGAGAACACATGCACAACATCACGTCAAGTTTGGACGCAGCTAGCTTCTGGGGCTAA
- the RIOK2 gene encoding serine/threonine-protein kinase RIO2 isoform X2, with protein MGMKNHEIVPPSLIASIASLKHGGCNKLLRELAKHRLLAYERTKTVQGYRLTNGGYDYLALKTLSSRQVVCSVGNQMGVGKESDIYIVANEEEQQLALKLHRLGRTSFRNLKNKRDYHKHRHKMSWLYLSRLAAMKEFAYMKALHDRKFPVPKPHDYNRHAVVMELLSGYPLCQVHHLKDPASLYNELMELIVKLANHGLIHGDFNEFNLMLDGEDQIRMIDFPQMVSTSHPNAEWYFDRDVKCIRDFFMKRFSYESELYPTFKDIRRSYSLDVEFAASGYTKEMQEDDELLYPAGPHDEGNETELSSSGQNSEGEITLCSGTDQETERDFKDEEDDVSEDLVQSSEEDSTDESEQNLDLREFSCALKQVKGQIAAAGDMANADSSVIDSFKDKKKIEKSTKIEDQAGQEEDPADKEYEDECPDLVDLSTLNREFRPFRDEETLFHTNDHRTRTTSMSSVGSMASLSTIPPELIKQKIKRQLTKQQKAALRRRLQKGEANVYTKQRREHMHNITSSLDAASFWG; from the exons ATGGGCATGAAGAACCATGAAATAGTCCCTCCTAGCTTGATTGCTTCCATTGCCAGTCTCAAACATGGGGGATGTAACAAACTTTTGAGAGAATTAGCAAAGCACAGGCTCTTAGCTTATGAGCGAACCAAAA CTGTCCAGGGTTATCGACTAACTAATGGAGGATACGATTACCTAGCCTTGAAAACTCTTTCTTCTCGACAAGTTGTCTGTTCTGTAGGAAACCAGATGGGTGTTGGAAAAGAATCAG atatttatattgTTGCAAATGAAGAAGAACAGCAACTTGCATTGAAGCTGCATAGGCTTGGGAGGACATCATTTCGCAACTTAAAAAACAAGCGTGATTACCATAAACACAGACACAAGATGTCGTGGCTTTACCTGTCACGTCTTGCTGCAATGAAGGAATTTGCCTATATGAAG GCTTTACATGACAGAAAATTTCCTGTTCCAAAACCACATGACTACAATAGGCATGCCGTAGTAATGGAACTTCTCAGTGGTTACCCCTT ATGTCAAGTGCATCACCTCAAAGACCCTGCCTCTCTATATAATGAGCTAATGGAATTAATCGTAAAACTTGCCAACCATGGTTTGATCCATGGTGATTTCAATGAGTTCAATCTCATGTTGGATGGTGAAGATCAAATCAGAATGATTGATTTCCCACAGATGGTGTCCACTTCTCACCCAAATGCTGAATG GTATTTTGACAGAGATGTTAAATGTATTCGTGATTTCTTTATGAAGCGTTTCAGCTATGAAAGTGAACTCTATCCAACTTTCAAAGATATTAG AAGGTCATATTCTCTTGATGTCGAATTTGCAGCCAGTGGTTACACCAAAGAAATGCAGGAAGATGATGAACTTCTTTACCCAGCTGGTCCTCACGATGAGGGCAACGAAACTGAGCTTTCTTCCAGTGGTCAAAATTCTGAAGGAGAAATAACACTATGTAGTGGTACAGATCAAGAGACTGAAAGAGACTTCAAAGATGAGGAAGATGATGTCTCTGAAGATTTGGTGCAAAGCAGTGAAGAAGACAGTACAGATGAAAGTGAACAAAATTTAGATTTGCGGGAGTTCAGCTGTGCCTTGAAACAAGTTAAAGGGCAAATTGCTGCTGCTGGAGACATGGCTAATGCAGACAGCTCTGTAATTGATTCCTTTAAGGATAAAAAGAAAATCGAAAAATCCACTAAAATTGAAGATCAGGCAGGTCAAGAAGAAGATCCTGCTGACAAAGAATATGAAGATGAATGCCCAGATCTGGTTGACTTGTCAACATTAAACAGAGAATTCAGGCCTTTCAG AGATGAGGAGACGCTGTTTCACACCAATGACCACAGGACAAGAACTACTAGTATGTCTTCAGTAGGCAGTATGGCAAGCCTTTCAACAATTCCTCCA GAATTGATAAAACAAAAGATAAAGCGTCAGCTGACGAAACAGCAAAAAGCTGCTCTGAGACGCCGGCTGCAGAAAGGAGAAGCTAATGTTTATACCAAACAGCGGCGAGAACACATGCACAACATCACGTCAAGTTTGGACGCAGCTAGCTTCTGGGGCTAA